One Osmerus eperlanus chromosome 16, fOsmEpe2.1, whole genome shotgun sequence DNA segment encodes these proteins:
- the LOC134036600 gene encoding fibronectin type III domain-containing protein 7-like encodes MTTGSNQSYPCMSPSSQCSFPDLACGLLYSVSVSASNSQCNSSTTVGASLQSVPCIPTGVSVVMDCANNQAVVSWLSSQGATWYSASAYSSKGNSTCQRSSALTCTLANITCGANYSVQVVAGDNKNCSSLPSQAATFNSGPCSPTNVIASLDCMSNIATVTWQDTNGAEYYTATMTTGSNQSYPCMSPSSQCSFPDLACGLLYSVSVSASNSQCNSSTTVGASLQSVPCIPTGVSVVMDCANNQAVVSWLASQGATWYSASAYSSKGNSTCQRSSALTCTLANITCGANYSVQVVAGDNNNCSSLPSQAATFNSGPCSPTNVIASLDCVSNIATVTWQDTNGAEYYTATMTTGSNQSYPCMSPSSQCSFPDLACGLLYSVSVSASNSQCNSSTTVGASLQSVPCIPTGVSVVMDCANNQAVVSWLASQGATWYSASAYSSKGNSTCQRSSALTCTLANITCGANYSVQVVAGDNNNCSSLPSQAATFNSGERRMSFISPGSGQDQE; translated from the exons ATGACGACAGGCAGCAACCAATCGTATCCCTGCATGTCTCCCTCCAGCCAATGCAGCTTTCCCGACTTGGCATGTGGGCTGCTCTACTCCGTGTCTGTCTCCGCCTCCAACtcccagtgcaactccagcaccaCCGTGGGCGCCAGCCTCCAGTCAG TTCCATGCATTCCTACGGGCGTTTCCGTGGTGATGGACTGTGCCAACAACCAGGCTGTAGTGTCGTGGTTGTCCAGCCAGGGAGCGACGTGGTACTCTGCGTCAGCGTACAGCAGCAAGGGCAACTCCACCTGTCAGAGAAGCTCCGCCCTCACCTGCACCCTCGCCAACATCACCTGCGGCGCCAACTACAGCGTGCAGGTGGTCGCCGGGGACAACAAAAACTGCTCCAGCTTGCCCAGTCAGGCAGCGACGTTCAACTCAG gaccATGCTCACCCACTAATGTCATCGCCTCCCTGGATTGCATGTCCAACATCGCCACGGTAACCTGGCAGGACACCAATGGGGCGGAATACTACACCGCCACCATGACGACAGGCAGCAACCAATCGTATCCCTGCATGTCTCCCTCCAGCCAATGCAGCTTTCCCGACTTGGCATGTGGGCTGCTCTACTCCGTGTCTGTCTCCGCCTCCAACtcccagtgcaactccagcaccaCCGTGGGCGCCAGCCTCCAGTCAG TTCCATGCATTCCTACGGGCGTTTCCGTGGTGATGGACTGTGCCAACAACCAGGCTGTAGTGTCGTGGTTGGCCAGCCAGGGAGCGACGTGGTACTCTGCGTCAGCGTACAGCAGCAAGGGCAACTCCACCTGTCAGAGAAGCTCCGCCCTCACCTGCACCCTCGCCAACATCACCTGCGGCGCCAACTACAGCGTGCAGGTGGTCGCCGGGGACAACAACAACTGCTCCAGCTTGCCCAGTCAGGCAGCGACGTTCAACTCAG gaccATGCTCACCCACTAATGTCATCGCCTCCCTGGATTGCGTGTCCAACATCGCCACGGTAACCTGGCAGGACACCAATGGGGCGGAATACTACACCGCCACCATGACGACAGGCAGCAACCAATCGTATCCCTGCATGTCTCCCTCCAGCCAATGCAGCTTTCCCGACTTGGCATGTGGGCTGCTCTACTCCGTGTCTGTCTCCGCCTCCAACtcccagtgcaactccagcaccaCCGTGGGCGCCAGCCTCCAGTCAG TTCCATGCATTCCTACGGGCGTTTCCGTGGTGATGGACTGTGCCAACAACCAGGCTGTAGTGTCGTGGTTGGCCAGCCAGGGAGCGACGTGGTACTCTGCGTCAGCGTACAGCAGCAAGGGCAACTCCACCTGTCAGAGAAGCTCCGCCCTCACCTGCACCCTCGCCAACATCACCTGCGGCGCCAACTACAGCGTGCAGGTGGTCGCCGGGGACAACAACAACTGCTCCAGCTTGCCCAGTCAGGCAGCGACGTTCAACTCAGGTGAGAGAAGGATGTCCTTCATCAGCCCAGGTTCAGGTCAGGACCAGGAATGA